From a region of the Paenibacillus sp. FSL R10-2734 genome:
- a CDS encoding class I SAM-dependent DNA methyltransferase, with the protein MLTGEVRNKVDKIWSDIWAGGISNPLTVIEQLTYLMFIRSLDEKELENESFEALSGEVMAKIFPQDEEGQELRWSKFKTKDARIIYDIVGTKVFPFIKAMNGTNMTAFSRYMQDAMFLVPTPQVLQKMITGLDELYEHDIKNLDMQGDLYEYMLGKLASAGQNGQFRTPKHIRDLMVHLLAPTPNDKIVDPACGTAGFLVSSAEYIREKYESEMTSEQWEHFSGEMFSGYDTDRTMLRLSTMNLMLHSISQPNIDYVDSVSRQNNTASAYDIVLANPPFTGTVDAESINDNLRTVTDTKKTELLFVALFLRILRKGGRCACIVPDGVLFGSTKAHKSLRKELVEKHQLQAVISLPSGVFKPYAGVSTAILLFTKTGAGGTDKVWFYDMKADGYSLDDKRSPIEANDIPDIIARYHKLEGEADRLPTEQSFLVDKSAIEANVYDLSINRYKEVVYRKVEYDKPEVIMARLDELNLDIVSKMEELRGVLGE; encoded by the coding sequence ATGCTAACAGGAGAAGTTCGAAATAAGGTTGATAAAATATGGTCTGATATATGGGCGGGTGGTATCAGTAATCCTTTAACGGTTATTGAACAGCTTACCTATCTGATGTTTATTCGTTCCCTTGATGAGAAGGAACTGGAGAATGAGAGCTTTGAGGCTTTAAGCGGTGAAGTCATGGCGAAGATTTTCCCCCAGGACGAAGAGGGGCAAGAGCTGCGCTGGAGTAAATTCAAAACCAAAGATGCCCGTATCATCTATGATATTGTCGGCACGAAGGTATTTCCTTTTATCAAAGCAATGAATGGAACGAACATGACGGCTTTCTCGCGTTATATGCAGGATGCCATGTTCCTAGTTCCAACACCGCAAGTATTGCAAAAGATGATCACAGGTCTTGATGAACTGTATGAACATGATATCAAGAACCTGGATATGCAGGGTGATCTTTATGAGTACATGCTAGGCAAACTGGCTTCGGCTGGACAAAACGGCCAGTTCAGAACACCCAAGCATATTCGCGACTTGATGGTCCATCTACTAGCGCCCACACCTAATGATAAGATCGTTGACCCTGCATGCGGTACAGCAGGCTTTCTTGTCTCTTCTGCCGAATATATTCGTGAAAAATATGAGTCTGAAATGACCAGTGAGCAGTGGGAGCATTTCTCAGGTGAAATGTTCTCAGGTTATGATACCGACAGAACGATGCTGCGCCTGTCTACCATGAACCTAATGCTACATTCTATTAGCCAGCCGAACATTGATTACGTGGACAGTGTTTCCAGACAAAATAATACGGCATCTGCCTATGATATTGTGCTAGCGAATCCCCCTTTTACCGGAACTGTAGACGCTGAGAGCATCAACGATAACTTAAGAACAGTAACGGATACTAAAAAGACAGAGCTTTTGTTCGTAGCCCTCTTCCTTCGTATTCTCCGCAAAGGTGGACGCTGCGCTTGTATCGTTCCGGACGGCGTTCTGTTTGGTTCGACCAAGGCGCATAAATCACTTCGTAAAGAGCTGGTAGAGAAACATCAGCTTCAAGCGGTAATTTCCCTGCCGAGCGGCGTGTTCAAACCTTATGCAGGAGTTAGCACGGCGATTCTGTTGTTTACCAAGACAGGTGCGGGTGGTACGGATAAAGTATGGTTTTATGATATGAAAGCGGATGGGTATTCATTGGATGATAAACGTTCTCCTATTGAAGCTAACGATATCCCAGATATCATTGCCCGTTACCATAAACTTGAAGGTGAAGCTGATCGTCTACCTACAGAGCAAAGCTTCCTGGTTGACAAGTCTGCGATTGAAGCCAATGTCTATGATCTATCTATTAATAGATATAAAGAGGTTGTATATAGGAAGGTAGAGTACGATAAGCCAGAAGTAATCATGGCTCGATTAGATGAGTTGAACCTTGATATTGTCTCCAAGATGGAGGAATTGAGGGGGGTACTGGGTGAGTAA
- a CDS encoding McrC family protein, with amino-acid sequence MMNRMKYTIKEYDSFTKNPNITSATYHFLPEPVFDQLEQFVLSNRQESATDTEAIELMTLTSKRGIGKVISARNYVGLITMKNGTEIEILPKIYSRNDESSADDTKKVFLHMLRSLKEMPFKHFNFSNLNLDTHTILEIFIRMFIEEAYILVKRGLKSAYTEHQDNEYFYKGKLNFSQHIRLNAAHKERFYIEYEIFSVNRPENRLIKTTIELLRKVCSNRKKQKDLHTLLAAFEAVDLSSDHTLDFAKVTSDRNMSEYGNILQWCKVFLNQNSYTPFKGSGVAYALLFPMEKVFESYVVGQLRGALRSSHVSLTAQDRLHHLYDDPRRFSLRPDIVVNSGESIVVLDTKWKLLSPSKDYGISQADMYQAYAYHRKYNARTVILVYPWTTAMSEITAPIIYRSNDGVTIHIYFVDLTEGSGSIGNLGTLIEKIGV; translated from the coding sequence ATGATGAACAGAATGAAGTATACCATTAAAGAATATGATTCTTTTACCAAAAATCCGAATATAACGTCTGCAACCTATCACTTTCTACCTGAGCCTGTCTTTGATCAATTAGAGCAGTTTGTATTATCCAATCGGCAAGAGTCCGCTACCGACACGGAAGCTATAGAATTAATGACGTTAACAAGCAAACGGGGGATAGGTAAGGTTATCAGCGCCCGCAACTATGTGGGGTTGATCACGATGAAGAATGGAACAGAGATTGAGATTTTGCCCAAAATCTATTCTCGGAACGACGAAAGCTCAGCGGATGATACCAAAAAAGTATTTTTGCATATGCTAAGATCGCTTAAGGAAATGCCCTTTAAGCATTTTAATTTCTCGAATCTGAACCTGGATACACACACAATTCTGGAGATATTTATTCGGATGTTCATTGAGGAAGCTTATATACTGGTGAAGCGCGGTTTGAAGTCTGCGTATACTGAACATCAAGATAACGAATATTTTTATAAAGGGAAGCTGAATTTCTCTCAGCATATCCGATTAAATGCAGCTCACAAAGAGCGTTTCTATATAGAATATGAAATCTTCAGCGTGAATCGTCCCGAGAACCGCTTAATCAAAACAACAATAGAGCTTCTGAGAAAAGTCTGTTCTAACAGAAAAAAACAGAAGGATCTACACACCCTATTAGCCGCATTTGAGGCTGTAGATCTCTCTTCAGATCATACACTGGATTTCGCTAAGGTGACATCCGATCGGAATATGAGTGAATATGGGAACATCCTGCAATGGTGTAAAGTGTTCCTGAATCAAAATAGCTATACTCCGTTCAAGGGGAGCGGAGTAGCCTATGCTCTTTTGTTCCCTATGGAAAAGGTGTTTGAGAGCTATGTTGTTGGACAATTAAGAGGAGCTTTGAGGTCTTCGCATGTTTCTCTAACGGCTCAGGATCGCCTGCATCATCTCTATGATGATCCAAGACGATTCTCGCTAAGACCAGATATCGTGGTGAACAGTGGTGAGAGTATAGTGGTTTTGGATACAAAATGGAAACTGCTGTCGCCTTCTAAAGACTACGGTATCTCGCAAGCGGACATGTATCAAGCCTATGCGTATCATAGAAAATATAACGCCCGAACCGTGATTCTGGTCTATCCTTGGACAACCGCGATGTCTGAAATCACAGCACCAATTATATATAGAAGTAATGACGGAGTTACGATTCATATTTATTTTGTAGATCTGACTGAGGGCAGCGGTAGTATAGGGAATCTAGGTACTTTGATCGAGAAGATAGGTGTATAA
- a CDS encoding AAA family ATPase, with the protein MSDLSKLQKRQYADWLKRKTKSNGKLYSENTVGSYVSSLSTAPARLIGIELPTADIFEITSANQFHEMRLLMEGAENFEQVNIKAGNRAFQYALAYYEDFLREQERGYDFLEEASTTESIVTNNLVDLNDKNIILYGPPGTGKTYNTIAYAVAIIENKPVHTVLQEVRTSGYDRVLTRYHDYKENGQIEFTTFHQSYGYEEFIEGIKPKMLSDSDTDQSNDQIAYEIKAGVFKQFCERAQTPVIQDSNTYGIRQDPTIWKVSLGGSGDNSVKRDCFHHNRIRIGWDSYGERITEETDFKDHGGKTILSRFINEMVIGDIVLALHNEKTIDAIGVVTGEYEWLEEMDDYKRSRKVKWLVKDIRENIYHLNGNKVMTLGSVYRLNRITLADILLIMNKLNTSLSTAIQENGNNYVFIIDEINRGNISKIFGELITLIEPTKRMGQKEEIRLRLPYSQDEFGVPRNVYILATMNTADRSIARLDTALRRRFYFAEMMPRPEILQELVTDAGIIELSEMLNMINRRIEVLYDREHMIGHAYFMSLSEHSSLDKLGHIFRNTIIPLLQEYFYEDYDKIRLVLGDNNKSKEDQFIHAKQLNINALFGDLNGYDLDDEVSYEIHEEAFSRIEAYRKIYHNR; encoded by the coding sequence ATGAGTGACTTATCTAAACTTCAAAAAAGACAATATGCAGATTGGCTAAAGCGAAAGACCAAATCAAACGGCAAGTTATATTCAGAAAATACTGTGGGCTCTTATGTCTCTTCTTTATCTACGGCGCCAGCAAGACTTATAGGTATTGAGCTGCCAACAGCTGATATATTTGAGATTACTTCAGCTAATCAATTTCATGAGATGAGGCTTCTGATGGAAGGGGCCGAGAATTTTGAACAAGTGAATATTAAAGCTGGGAATAGAGCCTTTCAGTACGCGCTTGCTTATTATGAGGATTTTCTACGAGAGCAGGAGAGGGGCTATGATTTTTTAGAAGAAGCGTCTACAACGGAATCAATAGTTACTAATAATCTTGTAGACCTAAACGATAAAAATATCATTTTATACGGTCCGCCAGGAACCGGTAAAACATACAATACGATTGCCTATGCCGTTGCTATTATTGAAAATAAGCCTGTACATACAGTTCTACAAGAAGTTAGGACTAGTGGCTATGACAGGGTACTGACACGCTATCACGACTATAAAGAGAATGGGCAAATCGAATTTACCACATTCCATCAATCATATGGCTACGAGGAGTTTATCGAAGGTATTAAACCTAAGATGTTATCGGATAGCGACACAGACCAGAGCAATGATCAGATTGCGTACGAGATCAAGGCGGGGGTCTTTAAGCAATTCTGTGAAAGAGCGCAAACACCGGTGATTCAAGACAGTAATACGTATGGTATTCGTCAAGATCCAACAATCTGGAAAGTATCTTTGGGAGGCTCAGGGGACAATTCGGTCAAGCGGGATTGTTTTCACCATAATCGAATACGCATCGGCTGGGATTCATATGGAGAGCGGATTACAGAGGAAACAGATTTTAAAGACCACGGGGGAAAAACTATTCTGTCCCGCTTTATCAATGAAATGGTGATCGGTGATATTGTGCTGGCATTACATAATGAGAAAACTATTGATGCGATTGGCGTTGTAACTGGTGAATATGAGTGGCTGGAGGAAATGGACGACTACAAAAGATCTCGTAAAGTGAAATGGCTGGTTAAAGATATCCGCGAGAACATTTATCATCTTAACGGCAACAAGGTTATGACATTGGGGTCTGTGTATAGACTGAATAGAATTACTCTAGCAGATATACTACTCATTATGAACAAACTGAATACTTCTCTCAGCACAGCTATTCAGGAGAATGGGAATAACTATGTGTTCATTATTGATGAGATTAATAGAGGCAATATTTCAAAGATTTTCGGGGAATTAATTACATTAATTGAGCCAACGAAGCGTATGGGGCAAAAGGAAGAAATCAGACTGCGCCTACCGTATTCCCAAGATGAGTTTGGGGTTCCCAGAAATGTCTATATTTTGGCAACAATGAATACCGCTGACCGCTCAATCGCCAGACTGGATACGGCTCTGCGCCGCCGCTTTTATTTTGCAGAGATGATGCCTAGGCCGGAGATTTTGCAGGAATTGGTGACCGATGCCGGAATAATTGAGCTCTCAGAAATGCTTAATATGATCAACCGTCGTATCGAGGTGCTGTATGACAGAGAGCATATGATTGGGCATGCTTATTTCATGTCATTAAGTGAGCACTCATCACTGGACAAGCTTGGCCATATTTTTCGGAATACGATCATCCCTCTTCTGCAGGAATACTTCTATGAGGATTATGACAAAATCAGGCTGGTATTGGGTGACAATAATAAAAGTAAAGAAGACCAGTTTATACATGCTAAGCAGTTGAATATAAACGCACTGTTTGGAGATTTGAACGGTTATGATTTGGATGACGAAGTATCTTATGAGATCCATGAAGAGGCTTTTAGCCGTATTGAAGCATACCGCAAGATTTACCATAATAGGTGA
- a CDS encoding S-layer homology domain-containing protein, protein MLKKIGKIGLAFILVIGLLPMISLRAYAAMPSFTKTLDFPIQTPVTNASGKNVSDVDILPGGSTAVVLNTFAYQGNSPVYTYFLKVFDSAGAPKTDVPLSNLMDTYYQMTDVNMLALSDGRILITYHKSDSGAGNLQLGTVKESTPNAYFMVLNQSGQKVVGQTQINTFSASSPALTRFVSITELSDGNVAFSWQRNDNISTATRVFTVSGNPVSGTPVSSETLLVQYVASMSYVSAGDGVYMVAYNSGPGTDRIFLKIFSNNGTLLKTIDEGIRTDEKQLFLSTLNNGNFMFSQYNYRTNSSTVSLYDKDGTRKGGFTVSGYLGESSAAIYRDGVNPGFVTVSTDSASTDAINDAYNNGKEWSGTQYAYLNYYDNDGNLVFSSDQPVDSAPVVMQGYNEDTWMYAVEYYPSFRLYPTFGDNLVLVTTDNTDADHYRITAKIFEKGSPAPAAIIDYAAEQLTGLTPNSAYSVNNGTGVTATADGTLAIDSSWLGTSLSIVKKGNGSTTTDSAAQTLSIPSRPGEPTGVTATDETAIGAEDGTMANLTTAMEYKQGVAGTWTDVSGATVTRLVPDTYYVRTKATAADFASEAKSVPVATFVATPEATPAAIIDYAAEQLTGLTASGSYTVNGTAVTATIDGKLDINSAWLGTSLSIVKKGNGLKTLDSAAQTLSIPSRAGAPTGVIATDETEISANNGTLTNVTTAMEYKKGTAGVWTNVPGAIVDELVPDTYYVRTKATVDAFASEAQSATVATFVPTPEAAPIASIDYATEQLTGLTPSGSYTVNGALVTVSVDGKLTIDSSWLGTSLSIVKKGNSSTTTDSTAQTLSIPIRPVAPIGITATDETAINANNGTLKNVTTEMEYKKGMAGAWKGVPGVTVTELTPDTYHVRTKATATAFASASVQVAVVAFVATPEVVPSAVIDYIAEQLTGLTPNGSYTVNGALVTATAGGKLAIESSWLGTSLSIVKKGNGSTTTDSVAQTLSIPSRSVAPTGVTATDETAISANDGTLTNVTTVMEYKKGTAGAWTDMSGTTVTGLVPDTYYLRTKATVTAFASEVQSITVAAFVATPEATPAAVIDYAAEQLTGLTPSGLYTVNGTAVVATADGKLEIDSSWLGSSLSILKKGDGSTTADSAVQTLSISSRAAAPVGVTVTDVTYNGANNGTIQNVTVHMEYKIGSTGLWTEVTDTVITDLAPDTYYVREKATATAFASIAAQITVHDSNAVIPSAPEVTADDQNNTIVGLDTSMEFSLDDGPYVRYDGTNLPDLSGEHIVKVRVVASGSVPAGPATTLTFTINTLIPADGLNVSAIDPSGSANNGYTQITVTPALTEGHKFFYKNFGAGSVVVPNVGDVLTGYNLVGSEGLVPAANGDTIGIAEVDADGKAVKYGSATAAVAADTLTPGTDPVRPETGGNSNSGITPGNANTVVTDVIVLVNGKEENAGTATTTTLGNVGTTIIVVDPAKLQAKLDVEGNGAVVTVPVTLNSNIIVAELNGQMIKNMENASATLVFQTNKGTYTLAANEINIGALAEKLGKGLKLEDITLKITISETSPSMNQVVAGAVSRGGFTLVTPSLDFSVTATYGTSTVEVSQFNAYVERIVVLPDGIDPNRITTGVVVEPDGTVRHVPTRFVLKDGKYYAVIKSMTNSSYSVIWHPLTFSDVENHWAKDAVNDMGSRLVINGVNKTTFNPNADITRAEFAAIIVRGLGLKLGEGKTAFTDVPANSWYAGAVETASEYGLITGFEDGTFQPNAPITREQAMNIIAKAMKLTGLADQTGTVDATSVLAAFTDEGNIGVWAKDSLALAAKAGLISGRGDNKLEAKANVTRAEVAVLIQRLLQKSGFID, encoded by the coding sequence ATGTTAAAAAAGATAGGCAAGATTGGATTGGCTTTTATATTGGTTATTGGACTGTTGCCAATGATTTCACTCCGGGCATACGCTGCTATGCCTTCATTCACCAAAACACTGGACTTTCCCATTCAGACTCCGGTTACAAACGCCTCGGGCAAGAATGTTTCTGATGTTGATATTCTTCCTGGCGGAAGTACCGCAGTAGTGCTGAACACATTCGCTTACCAAGGAAATTCCCCCGTTTATACTTATTTTCTGAAGGTATTTGATAGCGCAGGAGCTCCTAAAACGGATGTTCCTCTAAGTAACTTAATGGATACCTATTACCAAATGACTGATGTAAATATGCTTGCGCTAAGTGATGGAAGGATTCTGATTACTTACCATAAAAGCGACAGCGGTGCTGGCAATTTGCAATTGGGGACCGTTAAGGAAAGCACTCCTAATGCCTATTTTATGGTGCTAAACCAGTCCGGACAAAAGGTGGTCGGTCAGACGCAGATAAATACATTTTCTGCTAGTAGTCCGGCACTCACACGCTTTGTATCCATAACGGAGTTGTCGGACGGCAATGTAGCTTTTTCCTGGCAGCGAAACGACAATATTAGCACGGCTACACGTGTGTTCACTGTTTCGGGTAACCCAGTCTCTGGTACACCTGTTTCAAGCGAAACACTTCTGGTTCAGTATGTTGCGAGCATGTCTTATGTATCTGCTGGAGACGGCGTATATATGGTTGCGTACAATTCGGGACCTGGTACGGATAGAATTTTTCTGAAAATATTCAGTAATAATGGGACTCTGTTAAAAACGATTGATGAAGGAATAAGAACGGATGAAAAACAGCTGTTTTTGTCTACGTTGAACAACGGGAACTTCATGTTCAGCCAATATAACTATAGAACCAACTCGTCAACGGTCTCTTTATATGATAAGGATGGTACGAGAAAGGGCGGTTTTACGGTAAGTGGCTATCTAGGTGAATCCTCGGCTGCTATTTATAGGGATGGTGTAAATCCGGGATTTGTAACAGTAAGTACGGACTCCGCTTCTACTGATGCCATCAATGATGCATACAACAACGGTAAAGAATGGTCGGGAACGCAGTATGCTTACCTGAATTATTATGACAATGACGGCAATTTGGTCTTTTCATCGGATCAGCCTGTAGATTCCGCTCCGGTGGTTATGCAGGGTTACAATGAAGACACTTGGATGTATGCTGTGGAATATTATCCAAGCTTCCGATTGTATCCCACCTTTGGGGATAATCTTGTCTTAGTGACAACTGATAATACGGATGCTGATCATTATAGAATAACCGCCAAAATATTTGAGAAAGGATCTCCGGCACCGGCAGCCATCATTGACTATGCAGCTGAGCAACTGACCGGACTGACGCCAAACAGCGCGTACTCGGTTAACAACGGTACGGGGGTAACGGCGACAGCAGATGGTACGCTGGCTATAGACAGCAGTTGGTTAGGAACGTCACTGAGCATCGTTAAGAAAGGCAACGGCTCGACGACAACAGATAGCGCGGCACAAACACTCAGTATTCCATCCCGTCCGGGGGAGCCGACAGGTGTGACGGCAACGGATGAAACGGCGATAGGTGCTGAAGATGGTACTATGGCGAATCTGACAACCGCGATGGAATACAAGCAGGGTGTGGCGGGTACGTGGACGGATGTTTCAGGTGCAACCGTAACGAGACTTGTTCCGGATACTTATTATGTCCGGACGAAAGCGACTGCGGCGGATTTTGCGTCAGAAGCGAAGAGCGTTCCGGTGGCTACGTTCGTGGCAACGCCGGAAGCAACACCGGCAGCCATCATTGATTATGCGGCTGAGCAGTTGACAGGCTTGACGGCAAGTGGGTCGTACACGGTTAACGGTACGGCAGTAACAGCAACAATAGATGGTAAGCTGGATATTAATAGTGCTTGGTTGGGAACGTCGCTGAGCATCGTGAAGAAAGGTAATGGCTTGAAGACATTGGATAGCGCGGCGCAGACGCTAAGCATTCCGTCTCGTGCAGGGGCACCGACTGGCGTGATAGCGACGGATGAAACGGAGATAAGTGCTAACAATGGTACTTTGACGAACGTGACAACCGCGATGGAATATAAGAAGGGTACAGCAGGTGTATGGACGAATGTACCAGGTGCAATCGTAGATGAACTTGTTCCGGACACGTATTATGTGCGGACGAAAGCAACTGTGGATGCATTTGCATCAGAAGCACAGAGCGCTACGGTGGCTACGTTTGTGCCAACACCGGAAGCAGCACCGATAGCTAGCATTGACTATGCTACTGAGCAGTTAACAGGTTTGACGCCAAGTGGCTCGTACACGGTAAACGGCGCTTTGGTAACAGTGTCAGTTGATGGCAAGCTAACTATTGATAGTAGTTGGTTGGGAACCTCCCTGAGCATCGTGAAGAAGGGCAACAGTTCGACGACTACGGATAGCACAGCGCAGACGCTAAGCATTCCGATCCGTCCAGTGGCGCCGATAGGTATAACGGCGACGGACGAAACGGCGATAAATGCTAACAATGGTACATTGAAGAACGTGACAACCGAGATGGAATACAAGAAGGGTATGGCAGGTGCGTGGAAGGGTGTACCGGGTGTAACCGTAACGGAACTAACTCCGGACACGTACCATGTGCGGACGAAAGCGACTGCGACGGCATTTGCTTCAGCTTCAGTGCAAGTGGCGGTGGTTGCTTTTGTGGCAACACCGGAAGTAGTGCCGTCAGCCGTTATTGATTATATAGCTGAACAACTGACAGGCTTGACGCCAAACGGCTCGTACACAGTAAACGGGGCTTTGGTAACAGCGACAGCAGGCGGTAAACTAGCTATTGAGAGCAGTTGGTTGGGAACGTCGTTGAGCATTGTGAAAAAAGGCAATGGCTCAACGACAACGGATAGTGTGGCGCAGACACTAAGCATTCCGTCCCGTTCAGTGGCGCCGACTGGCGTAACCGCCACAGATGAAACGGCGATAAGTGCTAATGATGGCACATTGACGAACGTAACAACCGTGATGGAATACAAGAAGGGCACTGCAGGTGCATGGACGGATATGTCAGGCACAACCGTAACAGGACTTGTTCCGGACACGTATTATTTGCGGACGAAAGCGACTGTGACGGCATTTGCGTCAGAAGTGCAGAGCATAACGGTGGCTGCATTCGTGGCAACGCCGGAAGCGACGCCTGCGGCCGTTATCGACTACGCGGCTGAGCAGTTGACAGGCTTGACGCCAAGTGGCTTGTACACGGTAAATGGCACGGCGGTTGTGGCGACAGCAGATGGCAAGCTGGAAATTGATAGTAGTTGGTTGGGATCGTCACTGAGCATCCTTAAGAAAGGTGACGGTTCAACAACTGCGGACAGTGCGGTACAGACGTTAAGCATTTCATCTCGTGCAGCGGCTCCGGTGGGTGTGACTGTTACGGATGTGACGTACAATGGGGCTAATAACGGCACCATTCAGAATGTGACAGTTCACATGGAGTACAAAATAGGCAGTACTGGCCTTTGGACAGAAGTTACAGACACAGTTATTACTGACCTTGCGCCGGACACGTATTATGTTCGGGAAAAGGCAACGGCAACAGCATTCGCTTCTATTGCCGCTCAGATTACTGTTCATGACTCGAATGCGGTCATCCCGTCTGCGCCTGAAGTCACGGCTGATGATCAGAACAATACGATTGTTGGTCTGGACACAAGTATGGAATTTTCATTGGACGACGGACCTTACGTACGGTACGACGGAACCAACTTGCCAGACTTGAGCGGTGAGCACATCGTTAAGGTACGGGTGGTAGCTAGCGGGTCCGTTCCAGCGGGACCGGCAACTACGCTGACCTTTACAATTAATACACTTATCCCTGCGGATGGCTTGAACGTGAGCGCCATCGATCCGAGTGGATCGGCAAATAACGGCTATACGCAAATCACCGTTACGCCTGCACTGACTGAAGGACATAAGTTCTTTTATAAAAATTTTGGCGCAGGTAGCGTCGTCGTACCAAATGTGGGAGATGTCCTGACTGGATACAATCTTGTAGGCAGTGAGGGATTGGTTCCTGCGGCCAATGGGGATACGATTGGGATTGCAGAGGTAGATGCTGACGGTAAGGCGGTGAAATACGGTAGTGCAACAGCAGCTGTGGCGGCTGATACCCTAACACCTGGTACTGATCCGGTCCGCCCAGAAACCGGAGGGAACTCGAATAGCGGAATAACCCCCGGTAATGCGAACACAGTTGTTACCGATGTGATCGTTCTTGTTAATGGTAAGGAAGAGAATGCGGGCACAGCAACAACAACGACCTTAGGAAACGTGGGAACAACGATTATCGTCGTTGATCCAGCTAAACTCCAAGCGAAGCTGGACGTGGAAGGTAATGGGGCGGTAGTTACAGTTCCAGTGACGCTGAATTCCAACATCATCGTCGCTGAGTTAAACGGTCAGATGATCAAGAACATGGAGAACGCATCGGCTACCCTGGTATTTCAGACAAACAAAGGTACTTATACTTTGGCAGCCAACGAAATCAACATCGGTGCGTTAGCTGAGAAACTTGGAAAAGGCCTGAAGCTGGAAGATATCACACTGAAGATTACGATCAGCGAGACCTCGCCATCCATGAATCAGGTAGTGGCGGGTGCGGTAAGTAGAGGTGGCTTCACACTCGTTACACCATCACTAGATTTCAGTGTTACCGCTACTTACGGCACATCGACAGTGGAAGTGAGCCAGTTCAACGCTTATGTGGAACGGATAGTGGTGCTTCCGGATGGTATTGATCCAAACCGGATTACGACTGGAGTCGTTGTGGAGCCAGATGGAACAGTACGCCATGTACCGACCAGATTCGTTCTGAAGGACGGCAAATACTACGCAGTTATTAAGAGTATGACGAACAGCTCGTATTCGGTGATCTGGCATCCGCTGACTTTTTCGGATGTGGAGAATCATTGGGCGAAGGACGCAGTGAACGATATGGGATCTCGTCTAGTGATTAATGGAGTGAACAAAACGACGTTTAACCCGAACGCAGATATCACCCGGGCGGAGTTCGCAGCGATCATCGTACGCGGTCTGGGACTGAAACTTGGGGAAGGGAAGACAGCATTTACGGATGTACCAGCGAATAGCTGGTATGCAGGAGCGGTTGAAACGGCATCCGAGTACGGTCTGATCACCGGTTTTGAGGACGGAACATTCCAGCCGAATGCTCCAATCACTCGCGAACAGGCCATGAACATTATCGCCAAAGCGATGAAGTTAACAGGTCTTGCGGACCAGACTGGTACAGTAGATGCGACAAGTGTACTTGCTGCCTTTACAGATGAAGGCAACATAGGCGTCTGGGCTAAGGATAGTCTGGCACTTGCAGCCAAGGCAGGCTTAATCAGCGGCCGTGGCGACAATAAGCTGGAGGCGAAGGCTAATGTCACCCGCGCGGAAGTGGCAGTTCTGATTCAGCGGTTGTTGCAGAAGTCTGGGTTTATTGATTAA